One genomic segment of Hordeum vulgare subsp. vulgare chromosome 2H, MorexV3_pseudomolecules_assembly, whole genome shotgun sequence includes these proteins:
- the LOC123424797 gene encoding receptor-like protein kinase HSL1 gives MTPLLPLLLLCLLPVTAAAAASLPADFTALLAAKAALSDPASALAAWDPSLSLSLCRWPYVLCRSPGDPSVASLLLSNLSLAGEFPTQLCSLRSLSRLDLSYNSLAGPLPACLAALPSLRHLDLAGNAFSGDVPRSYAAGFASLATLSLAGNDLSGEFPAFLANVSSLEELLLAYNPFAPSSLPDAFPDGLPRLRVLWLAGCCLVGQIPSSLGSLRSLVNLDLSTNNLTGEIPESIGRLENLVQIELYKNNLSGRLPGGLGGLKKLRFLDAAMNRLSGEIPADLFLAPRLESLHLYENDLSGPVPSTLERAPALSDLRLFTNRLVGELPPEFGKNCPLKFLDLSDNRISGRIPATLCSAGKLEQLLILNNELAGSIPAELGQCRTLTRVRLPNNRLSGAVPRDIWGLPRLYLLELAGNALSGTVGPTIALAKNLSQLLISDNHFAGVLPAQIGSLTRLVELSAANNGFSGALPASLADLSALARLDLRNNSFSGELPHGVRRWQRLTQLDLAHNRLTGNIPPELGELPVLNSLDLSNNRLTGDVPVQLENLKLSMFNLSNNRLAGNLSPLFSGDIYDDSFLGNPALCRGACPAARRATARRHSLVGSVESVLTIAVAILILGVAWFWYKYRSQSQYKRRGGAEAGGNKWVVTSFHKVEFDEEDLLSCLDDENNVVGTGAAGKVYRAVLANDDVVAVKKLRRVGGAGAARKDKDGMKDTFEAEVATLGRIRHKNIVKLWCCLRSGDRGLLVYEYMTNGSLGDLLHGGKGGLLDWPTRRRIMVDAAEGLSYLHHDCAPPIVHRDVKSNNILLDAEFGAKVADFGVARVIDGSRGPDAVSAIAGSCGYIAPEYSYTLRITEKSDVYSFGVVMLELVTGKRAVGPELGDKDLVRWVRGGVEREGPDSVLDPRLAGESCTCRDEMRRVLGVALLCASSLPINRPSMRSVVKLLLEVSSKTAVVLVEKEPLGA, from the exons ATGACTCCcctgctccccctcctcctcctgtgcCTCCTCCccgtcaccgccgccgccgcagcgtcCCTCCCCGCCGACTTCACCGCCCTGCTCGCCGCCAAGGCCGCCCTCTCCGACCCCGCCTCCGCGCTCGCGGCATGGGACCCGTCCCTATCCCTCTCCCTGTGCCGCTGGCCGTACGTGCTCTGCCGGTCCCCCGGTGACCCGTCCGTCGCCTCGCTCCTCCTCTCCAACCTCTCCCTCGCCGGAGAGTTCCCGACCCAGCTCTGCTCGCTGAGATCCCTCTCGCGCCTCGACCTCTCCTACAACTCGCTCGCCGGCCCCCTCCCCGCCTGCCTCGCCGCGCTGCCGTCACTGCGGCACCTCGACCTCGCCGGGAACGCCTTCTCCGGAGACGTGCCCAGGAGCTACGCCGCCGGGTTCGCCTCGCTCGCCACGCTCAGCCTCGCCGGCAACGACCTCTCCGGCGAGTTCCCGGCGTTCTTGGCAAATGTCAGCTCCCTCGAGGAGCTCCTGCTCGCGTACAACCCCTTCGCGCCGTCGTCTCTGCCGGACGCCTTCCCCGACGGGCTGCCGCGCCTCCGCGTGCTGTGGCTCGCTGGGTGCTGCCTCGTCGGCCAGATACCGTCTTCCCTCGGCAGCTTGAGGAGCCTCGTCAACCTCGACCTCTCCACCAACAACCTCACCGGCGAGATCCCGGAGAGCATCGGGCGCTTGGAGAACCTCGTCCAGATCGAGCTCTACAAGAACAACCTCTCCGGGAGGCTGCCGGGGGGACTGGGCGGGCTCAAGAAGCTCAGGTTCTTGGACGCCGCCATGAACAGGCTGTCCGGCGAGATACCGGCGGACCTGTTTCTCGCGCCGAGGCTGGAGAGCTTGCACCTGTACGAGAACGATCTGTCAGGCCCTGTGCCGTCGACGCTGGAGAGGGCGCCTGCGTTGAGCGACTTGAGGCTGTTCACTAACCGCCTCGTCGGGGAGTTGCCGCCGGAGTTCGGGAAGAACTGCCCGCTCAAGTTCCTCGACTTGTCGGACAACCGAATTTCCGGCCGCATTCCGGCGACGCTGTGCAGCGCGGGGAAGCTGGAGCAGCTTCTGATTCTGAACAACGAGCTCGCGGGCTCGATTCCGGCGGAGCTGGGGCAATGCCGGACGCTGACGCGTGTGCGGCTGCCGAACAATCGGCTGTCCGGAGCCGTGCCGCGTGACATATGGGGCCTGCCACGCCTGTACCTTCTGGAGCTCGCCGGCAACGCTCTGTCCGGCACCGTGGGGCCAACCATTGCCTTGGCGAAGAACCTGTCGCAGCTGCTGATATCCGACAACCACTTCGCCGGCGTGCTGCCGGCGCAGATAGGCAGCCTGACAAGGCTGGTCGAGCTGTCGGCCGCCAACAACGGGTTTTCTGGTGCTCTGCCGGCGTCACTCGCTGATTTGTCCGCGCTCGCCCGGCTTGATTTACGGAACAATTCGTTCTCCGGCGAGCTGCCACATGGTGTTCGACGGTGGCAGAGGCTTACACAGCTCGACCTTGCACATAACCGTCTCACCGGGAACATCCCGCCGGAGCTGGGGGAGCTCCCTGTGCTGAATTCGCTTGACCTGTCCAACAACCGGCTGACCGGCGACGTGCCTGTGCAACTGGAGAACCTTAAGCTGAGCATGTTCAACCTGTCCAACAACCGGCTCGCCGGCAATTTGTCTCCTCTGTTCTCCGGCGACATCTACGATGACAGCTTCTTGGGCAACCCGGCCCTCTGCCGCGGCGCATGCCCCGCCGCGCGGAGAGCAACCGCCCGCCGCCACAGCCTCGTCGGGAGCGTAGAGTCCGTGCTCACCATTGCCGTCGCCATACTCATCCTTGGGGTCGCGTGGTTCTGGTACAAGTACCGGAGCCAGAGCCAGTACAAGAGGCGCGGCGGCGCGGAGGCCGGCGGCAACAAGTGGGTGGTCACGTCGTTCCACAAGGTGGAGTTCGACGAGGAGGACCTCCTGAGCTGcctcgacgacgagaacaacgtggTCGGCACGGGCGCGGCTGGCAAGGTGTACAGGGCCGTCCTTGCCAACGACGATGTCGTGGCCGTCAAGAAGTTGCGGCGTGTCGGCGGTGCCGGCGCGGCGAGGAAAGACAAGGACGGCATGAAGGACACGTTCGAGGCCGAGGTGGCGACGTTGGGCAGGATCCGGCACAAGAACATCGTGAAGCTGTGGTGCTGCCTCCGCAGCGGCGACCGCGGGCTGCTGGTCTACGAGTACATGACCAACGGCAGCCTGGGCGACCTCCTCCACGGCGGCAAGGGGGGGCTGCTGGACTGGCCGACGCGGCGCAGGATCATGGTCGACGCCGCGGAGGGGCTCTCGTACCTCCACCACGACTGCGCGCCGCCGATCGTGCACCGGGACGTCAAGTCCAACAACATCCTGCTGGACGCCGAGTTCGGCGCCAAGGTCGCCGACTTCGGCGTCGCCAGGGTCATCGACGGCAGCCGCGGCCCGGACGCCGTGTCAGCCATCGCCGGCTCCTGCGGCTACATCGCTCCCG AGTACTCGTACACGCTGCGCATCACGGAGAAGAGCGACGTGTACAGCTTCGGCGTGGTGATGCTGGAGCTGGTGACCGGCAAGAGGGCCGTGGGGCCGGAGCTCGGCGACAAGGACCTGGTGAGGTGGGTGCGCGGCGGCGTCGAGCGCGAGGGTCCGGACTCGGTGCTGGACCCGAGGCTCGCCGGCGAGTCCTGCACCTGCAGGGACGAGATGCGCAGGGTGCTCGGCGTCGCGCTGCTCTGCGCCTCCAGCCTCCCGATCAACCGGCCGTCGATGAGGTCCGTCGTGAAGCTGCTCCTCGAGGTCAGCAGCAAGACCGCCGTGGTGCTGGTGGAGAAGGAACCTCTTGGTGCGTGA